Proteins from a genomic interval of Scophthalmus maximus strain ysfricsl-2021 chromosome 22, ASM2237912v1, whole genome shotgun sequence:
- the mrpl53 gene encoding 39S ribosomal protein L53, mitochondrial, whose translation MAAPSKATVVLKAVKKITLRFCPFESNAQSTREFLCMVGSEKVRATNMNCEVISMVKHDKSEPVVDITYVDGERLVMKGANLSSREMLSSFQSRCIAKDPQAKAAAKK comes from the exons atggccgCCCCCAGCAAAGCGACCGTGGTGCTGAAGGCTGTGAAGAAAATCACGCTCCGCTTCTGTCCGTTCGAGTCCAACGCGCAGTCCACGAG AGAGTTTCTGTGCATGGTGGGCTCAGAGAAGGTCCGGGCTACCAACATGAACTGTGAGGTGATATCCATGGTGAAACATGACAAGTCTGAGCCGGTCGTGGATATCACTTATG TGGACGGAGAGAGGCTGGTGATGAAGGGGGCAAAtttgagcagcagagagatgcTGAGTTCGTTTCAGTCGCGGTGCATCGCCAAGGACCCGCAGGCAAAAGCTGCGGCAAAGAAGTGA
- the pag1 gene encoding phosphoprotein associated with glycosphingolipid-enriched microdomains 1 yields the protein MAPVLSGVWWGPEAGVVGSGAAAATGVASWLGSEQLVLVVALSTLTLLLLVSVLLLLCASCQGQKKAANGHPAGDHDNLMNGVSERETISQSADSPATDVAVSSSHNGPLTSGTILEDTHDTSPQPSEEMLSSQSELRSSKCPQDRELPSIPPNNALIGDGPPASGDSTYEVLKEMAVASRDVSVEDSLYETVKELKDPAAQLGLPNGTIQLSPDKPPHQPPALHNGHLSPCTPERVPLCAWVEYASVDLNKKSRHSADMEAKRRSDNKEAMPLHKPLEEPEEDLPPPVPEKVLDENDNQPLMMNGLAGAGLHNGELHSPLSPATGFNNHILSDNESAVYSTVNQTNCGGAAHEEDKEHDYSSIAEINGLVPASSSSDLYATVRDIYTQPDEPQMGDDPLSGCTDPGYETIRIPKTNRSADDDSRARPGAEGSDTAKAEPDYESVGELGLGREASRL from the exons ATGGCTCCGGTGCTGAGTGGAGTGTGGTGGGGGCCGGAGGCGGGTGTCGTCGGGTCGGGGGCGGCAGCTGCAACCGGGGTGGCGTCGTGGCTCGGCAGTGAGCAGCTGGTGCTGGTCGTCGCCCTCAGCACCCTcactctcctgctgctggtgtccgtgctgctgctgctgtgcgcGAGCTGCCAGGG GCAGAAGAAAGCAGCCAATGGACATCCGGCTGGAGACCATGACAACCTCATGAATGGA GtgtcggagagagagacgatcagccaatcagcagaCAGTCCAGCAACTGATGTGGCTGTCAGCAGCTCTCACAATGGGCCTCTGACCAGCGGTACAA TCCTCGAAGACACACATGACACCAGTCCCCAGCCGTCCGAGGAGATGCtctccagccaatcagagctcaggTCCTCCAAGTGTCCTCAGGACCGCGAGCTTCCCAGCATCCCTCCCAACAATGCCCTCATCGGGGACGGACCCCCAGCCTCAGGGGACAGCACCTATGAG GTGTTGAAGGAAATGGCAGTGGCGTCACGTGACGTCAGCGTCGAAGACTCCCTGTACGAGACAGTCAAGGAGCTCAAAGACCCCGCCGCGCAGCTTGGCCTCCCCAACGGTACCATCCAGCTGAGTCCAGACAAACCTCCCCATCAGCCCCCTGCCCTCCACAACGGCCACCTCAGCCCCTGCACACCTGAGCGGGTTCCCCTGTGCGCATGGGTGGAGTACGCCTCTGTTGACCTGAATAAGAAGAGCCGTCACAGTGCTGATATGGAGGCCAAAAGGCGCTCTGATAATAAAGAGGCCATGCCTTTGCATAAGCCTCTGGAGGAACCAGAGGAGGACTTGCCTCCGCCAGTGCCAGAGAAGGTTCTGGACGAGAACGACAACCAGCCATTGATGATGAATGGGCTTGCGGGGGCCGGGCTACACAATGGAGAG ttACACTCCCCCCTGTCTCCTGCAACAGGGTTCAACAACCACATTCTGTCAGACAATGAG TCGGCTGTGTACTCTACAGTCAACCAGACAAACTGTGGCGGCGCTGCGCACGAGGAGGACAAGGAGCATGACTACAGCAGCATCGCAGAGATCAACGGTCTGGtcccggcctcctcctccagtgacCTCTACGCCACCGTCCGCGATATCTACACCCAGCCCGACGAGCCACAGATGGGGGACGACCCGCTCTCGGGCTGCACGGATCCCGGCTACGAAACCATCCGCATTCCAAAGACTAATCGCTCAGCAGATGATGACAGCAGGGCTCGGCCGGGAGCAGAGGGGTCAGACACTGCCAAAGCGGAGCCTGATTACGAGAGCGTCGGAGAGTTGGGTCTGGGCAGGGAAGCATCCCGCC